A genomic window from Elaeis guineensis isolate ETL-2024a chromosome 3, EG11, whole genome shotgun sequence includes:
- the LOC105033288 gene encoding U-box domain-containing protein 21, which produces MASYWRTPKPGRKIPFIKKSPVENPIMEPSIPTHFRCPISLDLMKDPVTVSTGITYDRHSIETWFEVGNQTCPVTNNVLKSEELIPNHSLRRMIQDWCVANRSLGIERIPTPRIPVTPIQVSELLSEIASASRRGDRARCRELVAKIKALGRESERNWRCIVSGGAGRVLSASFSELAAGSFDNSTSGVLEEILSALAACFPLDEEAHWHIGSPESLNSLVLILNCGDLAGRLNAVLMLKELVSSLDADRINVVADTDGLIEALVKLIEKPISPQTTKASLVTTFYLASSSEMTAVKFVEMGLVSLLLEILVDSDKSMCEKALAVLDGVLESKKGRETASDHSLAVPVLVKKMFRVSDMATGFAVSALWKLCKNYEQERGEGCLVEALQVGAFQKLLLLLQVGCTGTTKEKASELLKLLNGMRGRGECIETVDFKALKRPF; this is translated from the coding sequence CATTTCCGCTGCCCGATATCGCTTGACCTCATGAAGGATCCAGTGACTGTCTCCACTGGAATCACCTACGACCGACATAGCATCGAGACATGGTTCGAGGTCGGGAACCAGACATGCCCGGTCACTAACAACGTGCTAAAGAGCGAAGAACTCATCCCCAACCACTCTTTAAGGAGGATGATACAAGATTGGTGTGTCGCAAATCGCTCGTTGGGCATCGAAAGGATACCCACGCCGAGGATCCCGGTGACTCCGATCCAGGTATCGGAGCTGCTATCAGAGATTGCTTCAGCTAGCAGGCGGGGAGACCGTGCCCGGTGCCGAGAATTGGTGGCAAAGATCAAAGCTCTGGGGAGGGAGAGCGAGCGGAACTGGCGGTGCATCGTCTCGGGTGGTGCTGGCCGTGTCCTCTCTGCCTCTTTCAGTGAATTGGCTGCAGGATCTTTTGACAACTCAACCTCAGGGGTATTGGAGGAGATCCTATCGGCGCTGGCTGCTTGCTTTCCTCTCGATGAGGAGGCTCACTGGCACATCGGATCACCCGAGTCTCTGAATTCCTTGGTCTTGATACTAAATTGTGGAGATTTGGCAGGAAGGCTTAACGCTGTCTTGATGCTGAAAGAGCTCGTCTCTTCGTTGGATGCCGACCGCATCAATGTCGTGGCAGATACCGATGGATTGATCGAAGCATTGGTCAAGCTTATCGAGAAGCCTATCTCACCTCAAACAACAAAGGCCTCCTTGGTGACTACCTTCTATCTGGCTTCCTCGAGCGAGATGACGGCAGTGAAGTTTGTGGAGATGGGGTTAGTCTCCCTGCTTCTAGAGATCCTCGTTGATTCAGATAAGAGCATGTGTGAGAAGGCTCTTGCAGTCCTTGATGGAGTTCTTGAGAGCAAGAAAGGCAGAGAGACAGCTTCTGATCACTCACTGGCCGTGCctgtcttggttaagaagatgtTTCGGGTTTCCGACATGGCAACTGGATTTGCCGTCTCGGCCCTGTGGAAGCTCTGCAAGAATTACGAGCAGGAAAGAGGGGAAGGATGCTTGGTGGAGGCTCTACAAGTGGGAGCGTTTCAGAAGCTGTTGCTCCTATTGCAGGTGGGATGCACTGGTACAACCAAAGAGAAGGCAAGCGAGTTATTGAAGCTTTTGAATGGCATGAGGGGAAGAGGGGAATGCATTGAAACTGTGGATTTTAAAGCACTAAAGAGACCCTTCTAA